In the genome of Taurinivorans muris, one region contains:
- the cas2 gene encoding CRISPR-associated endonuclease Cas2, whose product MRVIVFFDLPTVTKKDKKIAAEFRKFLLQDGYYMLQWSVYSRVCKGMAEVETHSNRLRAVLPDTGSIRLLTVTEKQYASMEILVGTVKKGEKTGAIQLLLL is encoded by the coding sequence ATGCGTGTAATTGTTTTTTTTGATCTGCCGACAGTGACGAAAAAAGATAAGAAAATTGCAGCTGAATTTAGAAAATTTTTATTGCAAGACGGATATTATATGTTGCAATGGTCGGTATATTCACGGGTTTGCAAGGGCATGGCGGAAGTGGAAACCCATAGCAACAGGTTGCGTGCCGTTTTGCCCGATACCGGAAGTATTCGCCTTTTAACTGTGACAGAAAAACAATATGCAAGCATGGAAATTTTAGTCGGAACTGTTAAAAAAGGAGAAAAAACAGGAGCTATTCAATTGCTTTTGTTATAG
- the cas1 gene encoding type II CRISPR-associated endonuclease Cas1, with translation MSWRILQITKPCTLKIKNKQLLYVPQEEEEISFPLEDISVLILENRQITVHNILLAELAKHGICLFSCDESHMPCGAYFPFLSYYQSSHMAKLQIEMRKPLQNRLWQELVRVKIQNQALCLKILQRQGVEKLFAYSKKVVSGDKGNIEAAAANHYFKMLFSSFSRKNDEDLRNVFLNYGYAILRACIARSLVGVGLLPCFGLHHANMFNAYNLADDIIEPYRPFVDFSVYTLFQENSIENINTQYKNQLVRVLTKQIMIEESEVTVLKAIEYTCQSLAKSIKLKKNVLVLPYFLE, from the coding sequence ATGTCTTGGCGGATATTGCAGATAACAAAGCCCTGTACGTTGAAAATTAAAAATAAACAGCTTTTATATGTTCCGCAGGAAGAAGAGGAAATTTCTTTTCCTTTGGAAGATATCAGTGTGCTTATTTTGGAAAACAGGCAGATAACCGTGCATAATATATTGCTGGCAGAGTTGGCAAAGCATGGTATTTGCCTTTTTTCGTGTGATGAGAGTCATATGCCTTGTGGAGCGTATTTTCCTTTTTTATCTTATTATCAAAGTTCACATATGGCGAAACTGCAAATAGAAATGCGGAAGCCATTGCAAAATAGGCTGTGGCAGGAACTTGTCCGGGTAAAAATTCAAAATCAGGCTCTGTGTTTGAAAATATTGCAAAGGCAAGGTGTTGAAAAATTATTTGCTTACAGCAAAAAAGTGGTTTCAGGCGATAAAGGAAATATTGAGGCTGCGGCTGCGAATCATTATTTTAAAATGCTTTTTTCGTCTTTTTCACGGAAAAATGACGAGGATTTGAGAAATGTATTTTTAAATTACGGCTATGCAATTCTTCGTGCCTGCATCGCACGTTCCTTGGTGGGAGTTGGTTTGCTGCCTTGCTTTGGACTTCATCATGCAAATATGTTTAATGCCTATAATTTAGCAGATGATATTATCGAGCCGTATCGTCCTTTTGTGGATTTCAGCGTTTATACACTTTTTCAGGAAAATAGCATTGAAAATATCAATACGCAGTATAAAAATCAATTGGTGCGAGTATTGACTAAACAGATAATGATAGAAGAATCGGAAGTCACTGTATTGAAAGCGATTGAATATACCTGTCAAAGTCTGGCAAAATCAATAAAATTGAAAAAGAACGTTTTAGTTTTGCCGTATTTTTTGGAATAA